GTCATTGGCGTAGGTCCCCACAGCGATGCTGGTGCAGCGTCCCTTGGCATCGATCGGGAGCGGTCCACGAAGGGCGCCCGTTGAGATCGGCAACAGGTCGCGTTCCGTCACCGTTGTTCTGCCGATCAAGCGCCGACTTTCACGCCAGTACGGCATCAAAGCCAGGCTGGGGTCTTCTCCCGGAAAGGCGTTGCCGGGGCCAATCCAACCGCCGCTGCATTCCGACAGCGCAGCGAGAAAATCCTTGCTGTGACGCTGCATCTCATGGGCCAGATCTTCGCGTTCCTGGGCATCGGCACTGATGGCCCGACCGAGTCCGTTGTGCCAGTCATTGCCCTTCAGGGGCCAGTTCACCATGACCAGGCCCCCCGGCAGACGGCCATAGGTCACAGTTTTTTCAAGGCCAAAATTGGCAGTGCTGCGCTGAAAGGGGGCCCGTGGAATTGCATTGAGGTGCTGCTGAGCGAGCTCCCCATGCAATTGCCCCATCACCACCCACGTCGGTGACTGAACCGGTTGGCGTTGGAAGAACGTCTCGTTCTCAAGCCTTGATTGCTCAGGTGCGCTGGGTTCATCCCAGAGCTCCTTGGCTTCCCAACCCCAACGGAAAGGGGCCGAAGTCTGGGCCAGCAGATCACCAAGGTCACTGCCATCAATAAAGACCTTCGCTGCAACGGTCTCGACGCCATCAACTCTGAGGATCTGAACTGAGTGGATGTGCCCCTGAAGGCAATGGACTTGCTCCAGCCTGCAGTTGGCCCGCCACTCAAGCTTCGGCTCAGACGCCACCCAGCGTTGCAGGATCTGTTCCGCTGTCTGCGGTCGGTATCCGAAACAGCTCACCCAGTTGTGGTCCAGGCCCGTCGGTTCCTCCAGTTCCAGCTGCCGAAGAAAAGCGCCCCACAGTCCGGTCTGCCAGCAACTCAACTCATGGCCATCCGGAGCACAGACTCCAGCCGAGCTCACCATGCCTCCAAGCCATGGCCCTGGGGTGAGCAACGTCGTTTCAGCCCCTGATCTCGCGCTTTGCAGGGCGGCTGCGACACCCCCGCAGCCTCCGCCCCAAACCACCACATCGCGGTGCGTCATGGAAACGGGCTTTTGGAGTGGATCGCGATGGGCATGATCGTTAGAGTCTGGCGTCGCTGCGGTGCAGCGGAGTTCGAGTTTTTCTGATGCCTTACACCCTTACGACTCCGCTCTATTACGTCAACGATCGGCCCCATCTGGGCAGTACCTATACGACCTTGGCCTGCGATGCACTGGCGCGGTTCGAGCGCCTATGCCTGCAGGAGGTCACCTTCGTCACCGGCGTTGACGAGCATGGGCAAAAGATTCAACGCACGGCTGAACGACAGCAGCTCAGTCCTCAGGACCACTGCGACCGCGTCAGCAGCCGCTACCGCGACCTTTGGAAGCAGTGGGGGATTTCAGAGGATCGCTTCGTACGAACCACCAACCCGCGCCACTTGAAGTTGGTCGAGCAGTTCTATGAGCGGGTCAAGGCATCAGGCGACATCGTTGTCGGCAATCAGACGGGCTGGTACTGCGTCGATTGCGAGGAATACAAGGATGATCCTGCTGAGGCGGAGTCCCCGTCATGTGCGATCCACCGCAAGCCTCTGGAATGGCGCGATGAGGAGAACCTTTTCTTTCGGCTTTCCCGTTACCAGTCCGCCATTGAAGAGTTAGTGGCTCGGGACGACTTCATCGCTCCCGCCAGCAGACGTCAGGAGGTTCGAAATTTTGTCGCCCAGGGTCTGCGGGACTTCTCCATTTCCCGAGTGAATGTGTCCTGGGGGCTGCCCGTGCCCGATCATCCCGGCCACACCTTCTACGTCTGGTTTGATGCACTTCTTGGCTATCTGACCGCACTTCTCGATGACGGAGAACCGGTGTCTCTCGATCGACTCGGCTCCTGCGGTTGGCCCGCTTCCGTCCACGTGATTGGCAAGGACATTCTCCGCTTTCATGCCGTCTTCTGGCCTGCCATGTGCATGTCTGCGGGTCTGCCGGTACCGCAAAAGGTTTTCGGCCATGGCTTTCTCACCCGCGAGGGGCAAAAGATGGGGAAATCCCTCGGCAACGTGCTGGATCCAGAATTGCTGCTGGAGCGATGCGGCACCGATGCCGTTCGCTGGTACCTGTTGCGCGATATCCAATTCGGGGACGACGGTGATTTCCAACAGCAGCGCTTTGTCGATTTGGTCAATAACGATCTGGCCAACACCATCGGCAATCTTCTGAACCGCACCTCATCGATGGCGCGTAAGTGGTTTGACGACAGCGTTCCCCCTGCCGGGGCTGCCACTGACCCTGACCATCCCCTGGCTCTGAAGGCCGCTGTAACCGTCAGCACGGTGATGGACGCCATGCCGAATCTCGCCTTCAAGACCGCGGCCGAGTCGATTCTTCAATTGGCGATTGCAGCGAACGGCCATCTGAATGACACCGCTCCCTGGAGCCGAATGAAAGAACCCGGCCAAGAGGCCAGCGTGGGCGAAGATCTTTTCGCTGTGTTGGAGACCACTCGCATCGTCGGTCTTCTGCTCGCTCCGCTGCTGCCAGATCTCAGTCAGCGCATCCTGGCCCAGCTGGGGCAGTGTCTTGATTCCAATAACTGGTCGAATCAGCTGATCTGGGGCAGGCTGAGCTGCGGTTCCGCGCTGCCCAAACCAACCCCGGTGATGCAGCGGTTGGAACTGGATGAACCGCTTTGAGGGGAAGCATGCATTGCCTGTCTCGCTGTGGTCTGACAGCAGCCCTCGTGGCAACCTCGCTTCTGGCCGCCTGCAGTTCCAGCCGGCAGCTCACGATCGAACCAACGCCTTCGTTCGTCTTCCGATCTCTGGATTTGAGTCAGCGAGCCGACAATGGGAATCGCGACTGGGATTTGACCAGCCCAGAGGCGCGCTACGACCTGAGCAGTCGAACCATTCGCGCCCGGCGCCCCCAGGGGATCTTGTATCGCGACGATCAACCGCACTACCGGATCACCGCTGATCTGGCCACGGTGTTGAGGGATGGTGAACTCGTCATCCTTGAAGGCTCGGTTCATCTCCGTCAGTTGAACCAACGGGGGTTAACGATCAAGGGGGACAACCTGATTTGGACGCCCACTCAGTCGCGGATGGTGATCAATCAAAGGCCGATGGCGAGTGATGGCCAGACGCAAATCCGTTCCCGTGAACTGGCCTTTCAACAGGACACGGAACTCTTGGTCTTCGATGGCCCAACAGAGCTGAAACGTCGAGACGAGGCAAGCGATGACAGCACCCCCACAGACGACAATCCTGATTCAACAGTGGTGCGTGGTGGCAGCGGCACCTGGAATTTGCGGAGCGGTCTGATGCAGGCTCTGGGCCAGGTTGAGGCTGTTCGACGCGATGGCCGGAAGCTCAGTGCTTCAGGGTTAAGTGGCAACACCCGCGAGGGATTTCTCGATCTACAGGAGCCGGTGACGCTTCTTCTCGAGAACGACCGTGGCACCATCACCGCCGGCCGAACGCGCTGGTTGTTCTCTGCGCAGCAGCTCCAGTCCGTGCAACCAGTTCAGGCTGAATTGCAGAACAGCACAGTTCAAGGCAAGGGTTTCAAGCTTGATGAACGCAGCGGCACGGTGATCATCCCCAGCGACTGTCGTCTGCAGCAGAAGCAGGAAACCCTCACAGCTCGCCGTTGCAGTTGGAACTGGAACAGTGAACGGGTCGTGGCTGATGGAGATGTGGTGTTGCGCCGAAAGAAACCGGAGCAGACCACGCGGGCCTCAAGGATGGAAGCCACGATCACTGACGATGGGGAGATCCGTTTCGGCCAACCGGGTCAGCGTGTTGAATCAACGATCAAGCTGAATCCCAAGACCGATGCGAAACGTCCTCGGTCTCCAGTGTCGTTCTGAGTCGCTGGGCCCATCCCTCCAGCCATCGCTCATCTGAGCGGCTGAAACAACGGGGCGACCAGCCCCCCACAATCACCACCCCCTGCTGTCCCATGGGGCACACGAGAATTGCTGGAAGCGACTGCAGCATCCCGTCAAATTCGGCCCGACCGGGAAAAAGTGTGGTGTTCACGAGAGAGATGGTCTGTTCACGGTCCATGGCTCGCTTGGTGATGGCTCCTGGTTGGAAGGGGTCCTGACTGATCAGGCCCCTTCGCAACACAACCTGCTGACGCCAAAGCACCAGAACCGAAGCAGCTGGAGTCGCTGTCAGAAGCATGTGACTTCCCCAGGCCAGCTCCTGTTTCTGAACATCGTTGAGCTGCTCGAACAACACCAGTCCCTGCTCTCCCTTCAACGACACCTTCTCAGCTGATTTCGGGTTGGCCCTTGTCCAGAGAATGGCTACCAACATCAGTCCCACCGATGCCATACCTGCCAGAACCTCTGCCCTTTGGAGGTCTGGTGTGACCGTTCCCGCTAACCCCGCATTTGTCACGGTCAGACCCAGCAACAGGAGCGCACAGATCAGAACGACACGGGCGGGGGCTGGCATCAACGATGGGGGCTGTCAGAACGCAATCATCCTGCTCAAATACGGACACGTGTGTCCCTGCCATGACGACTCAAGAGGCCTTTGCCGCCATAGCGCTAGCCGCTGTTGCCTGTGATGGAAGACTCGGGAGGGATGAAGCACACGCCCTCCGCTGTCAACTGGAGTACCGATCCCTTTACAGCGACAGTTCTGAAGCTGCGATGGGGCAATTGTTTGATCGGTTGCTGCTGCTGCTGAGGGACCAGGGAGTTGATGGTCTGATTGCATCCGCCCTGCCCCAGCTCAACGCAAGACAGCAGCAGTCTGCCCTTGCCGTGGCGGCTCATCTTGTCCATGCCGATCGCAAGGTCACTTCGGAGGAGACCGAATTCCTGGATCAACTCACCTCTCAAATGTCTCTGCCCGTCAACGAGGCCCGCATGGTCGTTCAAGCAATTGAGGCCCTCAACCGCGACATGCTGGACAGCTAACGGCAGACTGAGGAAGTTATAACGCTTGATGGGATGTCCCTTTCCGCCCGACGCCTGTTGGCCAGCCTGCTTAGTTTCGGGATCTGTCTGCTTCTCTTGGCCCCTGCCAGCTTCGCGATAGCTCCTGCTGCCTTAGGCGGAAGCCTGCCGGAGACACTGGTGATCGACGAAGCGGATGTGCTCAGCCGTGCCAGTCGTGGCGAATTGGAGGCGAAGCTACGCAGTTTTGATGATCAACGGGTGGATGCCCGTCTGATCACCCTGCGTCGCCTGGATTACGGCATCAGTTTGAACAACTTTGGTGAGGAACTTCTCGAAAGCTGGAGTTCTCCGACTGGCAATCCTCTCTTGTTGATGTTGATCGAAACTCAGAACAAGAAATCCGCCGTGGTTGCGGATCAGGAGCTGGAAGCTCAGCTCCCCGCCAGCCTTCTTTCCAGTACCGCCCGCACAACGATGACTGTGCCCCTGCGGGAAGGGGACCGCTACCGCCAGGCTTCCGTGGATGGTCTGACGCGTCTTTCGACAGTTCTCTCAGGTGGAGAAGACCCGGGCCCCCCGCAGCAAATTGAACGCGTCACCCTGCCCACCAACATCCCAACCAAGGCGGAAACCGAAGAGAGCGATGCCACCAAATGGGTCATCATCCTTCTGGTGCTTGGAACCATCATTCCGATGGCGACCTGGTGGGTGTTCTCGCGCTGATTGAACGATTGAGATGAGCCGCCGTAACTGGATCAATTTATTCAGCTCCAATCAATCTGTTGAATTCTCCAGTGATCTTGAGCGTGGTTATGAGGCGGCTCTGCTCATTCAGAGTCTGGAACTGGAGTATTACGGAGACCGGCAGATCCGCCCTGACCTCAAGCTTTCCGTACCGAGAGCTGTTCAGGCCACGATTCTGCGCCGGTTTAAAACTGCACTGGCCATTTGCCGCAATTCAGCGGTCAATCTTTCTGAACAACGGGCGCAACTTGATTCTCAGGAGCTACGGCAACTCCAACTGATTGAAACCGTTGTCAGCCGCTATGGACCCCGACGTTCGAGTGGCTCACCCTCTATAAGTCGTTCACCGGACGCGCTGCCCCGTTCACTTCTGGGTGTCTTTGACAGTATTCGACTGCAGTTGGATCCCTCAACTGAGGACAATGTTGTTGCAGGCTATCGACGCCGTCGTGACAGCACGCTGATCTCCCTGCGTGTTCTGCTCTTGCTGATTCTGGTTCCCTTGCTGGTTCAGCAGATCGCCGGCACGTATCTGATCTCACCTGCGGTGAATCACTTTTCACCTGAACTTCCGTTCCTCAGTTACCCCAAGCCGCAGCTCGAGGAAAAGGCGGCTGAGAAGCTTCGCCTCTACAAACAGGAGCTGGAATTTGATGCGTTTTTAAAAGGTGTGCCGCCTTTGGATGATGTCCAGTTGCGTGACCAGCTCACCGAGAAGGCGACGGAGCTCAAACATGATGCTGATGAGGAGAGTCTGAAGGCGATCAAAAACGTCTTTGCTGATCTCGCAGGTCTGATCGCTTTTGCGGTTGTGTGCCTGATCAGTCGCGACGAACTGCGGGTTCTCCGAGGATTTGTTGATGAGGCTGTATACGGCCTGAGTGATTCCGCCAAGGCCTTCGCCATTATTTTGTTCACCGACATCTTTGTGGGTTATCACAGCCCTGAAGGCTGGTCTGTCTTGCTGGATGGAATCGCAGAGCATTTCGGCCTTCCATCCAGCCAGAGTTTCGTCAATCTCTTCATTGCGACCTTCCCTGTCGTGTTAGCGACGATCTTTAAGTATTGGATTTTCAGGTATCTCAACCGCGTCTCTCCGTCGTCCGTTGCGACCTTGAAAGGTATGAATGGCGGTGGTTGATCCAACGGCCGCTAACGAGCCCATGGTTTCAAGTTTCAACAACGGTTTGATTCTGGTCAGCGGGCCAGCGCGCAGTGGCAAGAGTCGGTGGGCAGAGCATCTGCTGCACAACCACCCTGATGTGACGTACATCGCGACGGCAGCTGCCCGACCAGAAGACCTTGAGTGGCAGAAACGTCTTGATGCTCACCGACAGCGTCGTCCTGAGCACTGGGCTGTAGCTGAATCCGGTGCTGAGCTGGTGGAGGTCATTGAGACCCTGTCGCCAGGTCAGTCCGTGCTGATCGATGCCCTTGGTGGTTTTGTCGCACATCATTTGGAGCTCGATGCATCCGCCTGGAATCTGTTGTGTGAACGACTGATCGCTGCCGTCACGTCATCGCGCTGCACTTTTGTGCTCGTGATTGAAGAGACAGGATGGGGTGTTGTTCCATCAACACGTATTGGTGGGCTGTTTCGAGACCGTTTGGGAGCTCTCGCTCAACAGTTGGATCGTGTTGCCGATGCTGCCTGGCTTGTTCTCCAGGGACGGGCTCTTGACCTTCATGCCCTTGGACGTGTGGTGCCATGACTGAGATGGAGCCACTGCGTATTGCACTGTTCGAGCCACAGATCCCACCAAACACGGGGAATATTGCGCGTACCTCTGCTGCCTTCAGAGTGCCGCTGACGCTGATCGAACCCCTTGGTTTCAAGGTCGATGATCGAAGCGTTCGCCGTGCCGGTCTCGATTACTGGCCGCACGTACAACTCTCCATCGCCTCAGATTTTCCGGCATTCCAGTCACAACTTCTGCCGGAGCAGAGGTTGATCGGCTGTAGTCGTCGCGGTGGTGCATCACTCTCCTCATTTGAATTCAAACGGGGTGATGTTCTGCTGTTTGGACGTGAAGACACCGGTCTGCCGGACCCGGTTCGCGAGGCCTGCAACACCATTCTGACGATTCCGATGCCCGGTGCCGCCGATGACGCTGGACAGGGTGGCGTGCGCAGCCTCAATCTTTCTGTGGCCTGTGCACTAGTGACCTACGTGGCTGGTCAGCAGTTGAGGTTGTGGTGATCACACCACTGCTCCAATCCCCCTTGCGCTGTGATGTTCGGCTCGTTACCTTCAGCGCGTCTGTTGGGTTTCATGCGCGCACTGCTTGCCGTAGCAACTGCTGTAACCCCTGTTTTGACGCTGGGAGTATGGAGCTCTCTGCCAGGAATTGCTGATAACGCCACGTTCAATCTCGCTGAATTACCCCCACTCCCAGTTGTTGAGTCTCCAGAGCCAGTTTCTCTCGCCAGCACAACAGACACCACAACCCGGCTTTGGTTCAAAGTTCTCTCGTCGACCCCACTGAACAGATTCGCTGATTTGCTTCGGCTGGACGCACAGAAGCTTGCGACGTTGAACAGCGTTTCTCCGGATCATGTTTTCGAGCCAACCAGTTGGCTTGCTCTTCCTGATTCAGCTCGGGTGGTTGCTGTGACTCTGTCGTCTCTCGATCGAGCCAGTGAACGCAAAACGCTTCCTGTTTCGGCCCCACCTCCAGTCAGCACTATCGCGAAAATTCAGCAGGGTGATTCACTCGCTGCATTTCTCAAGCGCCATGGCGTGACCCAAGCGCAGTTGAAGACCTTTAATCCCGGTGTTCAGCTCAATGCCTTGACGGTCGGTCGAGAACTTCAGATCGCTAACGCATCCTCAGGTCAGTCTGTTCTCGCTGTTCGTCCGCTCCGGAGCGGCGGTGCTGCCTGGCCTCAGCAAGCTCCATTGTCGACAGCTGACCAGCCTGACAGCCTGAAGCCGCCGATTGTTGGTTATCAGTGGCCGACAAAAGGTGTGTTCACCTCCGGTTATGGATGGCGTTGGGGTCGGATGCACAAAGGGATTGACATCGCCAACAACACAGGAACCCCGGTTATCGCTGCACGGGATGGCATTGTCTCCTTCTCCGGCTGGAGCGGTGCCTATGGCTATTTGGTTGAAATCGCCCATAGCGATGGTGAATCCACCCGTTACGCCCATAACAGTCGCCTTCTTGTCAAAAAAGGCCAGGTTGTTCCCCGTGGCGCGCGTATTTCTCTCATGGGAAGTACCGGTCGAAGCACAGGGCCCCACCTTCACTTTGAAATCCGTCGTGCCGGTGGTGCAGCTCTCAATCCTCTAGTCAAGCTGCCTGCTCGAAAGGCTTGAGCAGATAACGCTCCAGTCGGAAATAACAAGCATCTGGCTTGTCCCCAGGTTTGTCCAAAAAATGTCAGAGGGGAGACTTGAACTCCCGACCTCAGGGTTATGAATCCTGTGCTCTAACCAGCTGAGCTACTCTGACGCAGGCCCTTCAGGCCAGTCCCCATCATACATCTCGGGGTTCTGGCTCAGCGCATGTCGATGGCATTGAGTCGATCGCGAAATGACTTGGGCTGATCATCCAGGTTGGCTAGAGCATCCACCTGGACCGTCGGTCCTGGTGCCGTAGCTGGCTCGACGTTTCGCGCTGGCGCCGAACGACGGGGTGAACCGCGATTGACACCCATACTCCTGAGCTGACCTGATCGTTGGTCACGATCCAAGGGCTTTTTGCGCAGATCTCCCTTCAGCTGGTTCAGCAGACGAAAATGTCCGGTAGCGCTGAACTTTCGAAGCAGTGAAGGGTCCCAGCTCGTGAATTGGTCAGTCATCGTCTGAGTTTATGGCGACGGACGGCCATAGCCGTGATAGGTTGAAAAGTGAAACTGGAAGTCGAATCGACTACGTATTAAGTCGGTTGCGGCCTTCAGGTCATTCATTCTCCCTCCAATCATGACCGACAACGGTTGCCTGCGTGTTGGCCAGCAGGCCCCTGATTTCACAGCTACCGCTGTGGTGGACCAGGAGTTCAAGGAAATCACGCTGTCCCAGTACCGGGGCAAGTACGTGGTGCTGTTCTTCTACCCTCTGGATTTCACCTTCGTCTGCCCGACTGAAATCACGGCCTTCAGTGACCGTTATTCCGATTTCTCCAGCAAGAACACCGAAGTACTCGGCGTGTCCGTCGACAGCCAGTTCAGCCACCTGGCTTGGATTCAGACAGCGCGCAATCAGGGTGGCCTGGGCGACATCAACTATCCCCTCGTCGCTGACCTGAAGAAGGAAATCTCCACCGCCTACAACGTCCTTGATGACGCTGAGGGTGTTGCTCTGCGCGGGCTGTTCATCATCGATCCCGATGGTGTGATCATGCACGCCACCATCAACAATCTGCCCGTCGGCCGCAACGTTGATGAAACCCTTCGGGTTCTCCAGGCCTTCCAATACGTCCAGTCCAACCCCGACGAGGTTTGCCCTGCCAACTGGACTCCTGGTGAAAAGACCATGAAGCCTGATCCCAAGGGCTCCAAGGAGTATTTCTCTGCCATCGGCTGATTGCTTAAGCAGGCCCTTTCACCTGTTACCTCGGCCCTACCCCTCAAACGGGTGGGGCTTTTTTCATGAGTTGCTCTAAGGCAAGGGACAAGCTTTGATCCATGGCGATTGAGCGACCATCACTGACAACGATTCGTGCCAGAGAGGGCAAGCCCACCTTGCTGGTGCGCAGATAAACCGGTTCGACGTAGAGAAGACCTTCGCCAAGGGGAAGCACCAAGAGATTGCCCTGGACGAGTTCAAGATCCCCCTGATCCCAGAGGCCAAACACCTTGCTGACTTCCGGATCCTGATGAATCAGAGCCTGCACCTGTTCAGGACCCAGAATGTTCTTGTCTTTCGGGAAATCGATCAGCTCCAATTCACCGTAGTGCTCGCCATCGTTTCGGGCAGCCAGCCAGGCGGTGAGATTAGGCCGTGCCAGTGGTGTTAGAGGCTGAAGCAGGAGAAATTCCGAGTTGTCATTGCCCTGAACCTGAGCCGTAACGTGATAGGGCTCCACGTTGACTTTCTCGCCGCCATAAATCTCACTGGGGACCTGCCAGACATCATCACCGCTGTAAAAGATTCTTGGATCTTCGACGTGATATCGCTTTAGCTGGTTGACCTGAACATTGAAGAAATCCTCAGGCACTCTGAGGTGATCACGAACCAGCTGCGGCATGGACTGCATGGATTCAAACAAGCCTGGAAATGCGTCATCCCAGCCGTTCACAATCGGATCATCCTTCTCTGAGATATAAAGATGAATACTGCCGTTGTAAGCATCAACGATGGCCTTAACCGAGTTTCTTAAGTACCGATCAGAATCGTCGGAAGAGACCGCCGCACTGTAGGCAAGCGTGGAACTGTGGGTATAACCTTCAACGACCCAATACTGATGCTGTTGACGTTGAGCGGATCGTGCTTCCATCGTTCCAGCCGATTCGGGATAAGTCTCCGGGATCGAAATCAGATAAGGATCGCCACGGAAATCAATGAATGGAGCAATTGCTGAAACACGGCTTCTCACTTCACGACGGATCAATATTTTTGAATCAGCGGAGATTGCTTTTGTCGTCAGCAGTCGCGGCTCATGGAGATAAACCGCCGCTGCACAACGCTGAAGCCAGGATCCAATAGGGATCCCACCTGAACCTCGATAGTGGGTCTCAACATTGAGATCTCCCTCGGGATAATCGAATTCCGGAATCTCTGTTGGAGCAACTGCATAGGGAGATGGGAGCATCCCGTAGTAGAGAGCAGCATCGCCAACAGGGATCGCATCTCTAACCTCGGATTGATCGATTCCAAGTGCCTCATTTCCCTTGATTCGTGTTTCTGTACCGAGATCACTGATGAAATATGAGGGCAGACCATCGTTGCTGCGTTCGTTCACAGGGCTAACGGTGAATCCATAGCCGTGGGTAAAGATGAAATGGCGGTTCTGCCACGTTTTTGATCGCCTCGGTAACGCTGACTGATCCAATTCACGTGCAGAAACAATCACCTGTTGAGCCGAATCGCTGTCTTGATT
This genomic interval from Synechococcus sp. UW69 contains the following:
- the psb32 gene encoding photosystem II repair protein Psb32 yields the protein MSLSARRLLASLLSFGICLLLLAPASFAIAPAALGGSLPETLVIDEADVLSRASRGELEAKLRSFDDQRVDARLITLRRLDYGISLNNFGEELLESWSSPTGNPLLLMLIETQNKKSAVVADQELEAQLPASLLSSTARTTMTVPLREGDRYRQASVDGLTRLSTVLSGGEDPGPPQQIERVTLPTNIPTKAETEESDATKWVIILLVLGTIIPMATWWVFSR
- a CDS encoding methionine--tRNA ligase, translating into MPYTLTTPLYYVNDRPHLGSTYTTLACDALARFERLCLQEVTFVTGVDEHGQKIQRTAERQQLSPQDHCDRVSSRYRDLWKQWGISEDRFVRTTNPRHLKLVEQFYERVKASGDIVVGNQTGWYCVDCEEYKDDPAEAESPSCAIHRKPLEWRDEENLFFRLSRYQSAIEELVARDDFIAPASRRQEVRNFVAQGLRDFSISRVNVSWGLPVPDHPGHTFYVWFDALLGYLTALLDDGEPVSLDRLGSCGWPASVHVIGKDILRFHAVFWPAMCMSAGLPVPQKVFGHGFLTREGQKMGKSLGNVLDPELLLERCGTDAVRWYLLRDIQFGDDGDFQQQRFVDLVNNDLANTIGNLLNRTSSMARKWFDDSVPPAGAATDPDHPLALKAAVTVSTVMDAMPNLAFKTAAESILQLAIAANGHLNDTAPWSRMKEPGQEASVGEDLFAVLETTRIVGLLLAPLLPDLSQRILAQLGQCLDSNNWSNQLIWGRLSCGSALPKPTPVMQRLELDEPL
- the cobU gene encoding bifunctional adenosylcobinamide kinase/adenosylcobinamide-phosphate guanylyltransferase, which produces MVSSFNNGLILVSGPARSGKSRWAEHLLHNHPDVTYIATAAARPEDLEWQKRLDAHRQRRPEHWAVAESGAELVEVIETLSPGQSVLIDALGGFVAHHLELDASAWNLLCERLIAAVTSSRCTFVLVIEETGWGVVPSTRIGGLFRDRLGALAQQLDRVADAAWLVLQGRALDLHALGRVVP
- a CDS encoding FAD-dependent oxidoreductase, whose amino-acid sequence is MTHRDVVVWGGGCGGVAAALQSARSGAETTLLTPGPWLGGMVSSAGVCAPDGHELSCWQTGLWGAFLRQLELEEPTGLDHNWVSCFGYRPQTAEQILQRWVASEPKLEWRANCRLEQVHCLQGHIHSVQILRVDGVETVAAKVFIDGSDLGDLLAQTSAPFRWGWEAKELWDEPSAPEQSRLENETFFQRQPVQSPTWVVMGQLHGELAQQHLNAIPRAPFQRSTANFGLEKTVTYGRLPGGLVMVNWPLKGNDWHNGLGRAISADAQEREDLAHEMQRHSKDFLAALSECSGGWIGPGNAFPGEDPSLALMPYWRESRRLIGRTTVTERDLLPISTGALRGPLPIDAKGRCTSIAVGTYANDHHYPGEDWPLAPKSVRWGGRWSGTPFCIPFDALISDSVTNLVTAEKGVSVSHMANGATRLQPLILNLGQVAGLAAALAVRQGCAIGDLAVDEIQSALIDEPQAPAAVLPIWDWPHWHPHWAEAQKQGLAQPDQLDAWAELAGLPSRDLKQPGLNQAPNQRHEIGLNGVLTGNAAEGYELKSADESWPLITLEPAIHHWLASTDHSGQRLNLRGIKNPWGPWVRITGVLD
- a CDS encoding cofactor assembly of complex C subunit B; this encodes MPAPARVVLICALLLLGLTVTNAGLAGTVTPDLQRAEVLAGMASVGLMLVAILWTRANPKSAEKVSLKGEQGLVLFEQLNDVQKQELAWGSHMLLTATPAASVLVLWRQQVVLRRGLISQDPFQPGAITKRAMDREQTISLVNTTLFPGRAEFDGMLQSLPAILVCPMGQQGVVIVGGWSPRCFSRSDERWLEGWAQRLRTTLETEDVSHRSWDSA
- a CDS encoding peptidoglycan DD-metalloendopeptidase family protein translates to MTLSSLDRASERKTLPVSAPPPVSTIAKIQQGDSLAAFLKRHGVTQAQLKTFNPGVQLNALTVGRELQIANASSGQSVLAVRPLRSGGAAWPQQAPLSTADQPDSLKPPIVGYQWPTKGVFTSGYGWRWGRMHKGIDIANNTGTPVIAARDGIVSFSGWSGAYGYLVEIAHSDGESTRYAHNSRLLVKKGQVVPRGARISLMGSTGRSTGPHLHFEIRRAGGAALNPLVKLPARKA
- the lptC gene encoding LPS export ABC transporter periplasmic protein LptC, producing MATSLLAACSSSRQLTIEPTPSFVFRSLDLSQRADNGNRDWDLTSPEARYDLSSRTIRARRPQGILYRDDQPHYRITADLATVLRDGELVILEGSVHLRQLNQRGLTIKGDNLIWTPTQSRMVINQRPMASDGQTQIRSRELAFQQDTELLVFDGPTELKRRDEASDDSTPTDDNPDSTVVRGGSGTWNLRSGLMQALGQVEAVRRDGRKLSASGLSGNTREGFLDLQEPVTLLLENDRGTITAGRTRWLFSAQQLQSVQPVQAELQNSTVQGKGFKLDERSGTVIIPSDCRLQQKQETLTARRCSWNWNSERVVADGDVVLRRKKPEQTTRASRMEATITDDGEIRFGQPGQRVESTIKLNPKTDAKRPRSPVSF
- the pxcA gene encoding proton extrusion protein PcxA codes for the protein MSRRNWINLFSSNQSVEFSSDLERGYEAALLIQSLELEYYGDRQIRPDLKLSVPRAVQATILRRFKTALAICRNSAVNLSEQRAQLDSQELRQLQLIETVVSRYGPRRSSGSPSISRSPDALPRSLLGVFDSIRLQLDPSTEDNVVAGYRRRRDSTLISLRVLLLLILVPLLVQQIAGTYLISPAVNHFSPELPFLSYPKPQLEEKAAEKLRLYKQELEFDAFLKGVPPLDDVQLRDQLTEKATELKHDADEESLKAIKNVFADLAGLIAFAVVCLISRDELRVLRGFVDEAVYGLSDSAKAFAIILFTDIFVGYHSPEGWSVLLDGIAEHFGLPSSQSFVNLFIATFPVVLATIFKYWIFRYLNRVSPSSVATLKGMNGGG
- a CDS encoding peroxiredoxin — protein: MTDNGCLRVGQQAPDFTATAVVDQEFKEITLSQYRGKYVVLFFYPLDFTFVCPTEITAFSDRYSDFSSKNTEVLGVSVDSQFSHLAWIQTARNQGGLGDINYPLVADLKKEISTAYNVLDDAEGVALRGLFIIDPDGVIMHATINNLPVGRNVDETLRVLQAFQYVQSNPDEVCPANWTPGEKTMKPDPKGSKEYFSAIG
- a CDS encoding tRNA (cytidine(34)-2'-O)-methyltransferase, whose amino-acid sequence is MTEMEPLRIALFEPQIPPNTGNIARTSAAFRVPLTLIEPLGFKVDDRSVRRAGLDYWPHVQLSIASDFPAFQSQLLPEQRLIGCSRRGGASLSSFEFKRGDVLLFGREDTGLPDPVREACNTILTIPMPGAADDAGQGGVRSLNLSVACALVTYVAGQQLRLW